From Apium graveolens cultivar Ventura chromosome 9, ASM990537v1, whole genome shotgun sequence, the proteins below share one genomic window:
- the LOC141685518 gene encoding uncharacterized protein LOC141685518 — protein MDKSWIFKDRDTLDYEIGVEEFLIFAEENASDPKRIPCPCKRCANFKKFAVKIIRGHLYENGFSLGYLDWIWHTQGSASRSSVNRNAPTPASTPAPAPTSARAPVPSPGLASETVNVCDAAYNSSEYNNESYQFRRFVADAEQPLYEGCECTKLESMLKLHNWKARFGINDSAFNDLLSTVGSLLPKDNVMPPNAYEAKKTLSDLGLEYIKYHSCPNNCILYRGVNVDASECPKCRLSRWNLGKDGKIRINVPAKVIWYFPIIPRFKRMFKSPSTSELMTWHSKQRIEDGKMRHPADSPSWRNIDYRWPAFGSDARNIRLALSADGINPHTNGLTNRYSCWPIVLVTYNLPPWLCMKRKFMMLTILVSGPHEPGNDADIYLQPLIDDLKKLWEEGEPNVYDAYTKSYFTLKAILLWTINDFPAYGNLSGCVNKGYMCCPVCTDDTVAKYLSHSRKMCYQGHRRYLARNHPYRKQKAAFNGQQELGQARQPLSGEEILLQQDKIKF, from the coding sequence ATGGACAAATCTTGGATTTTCAAAGATAGGGACACACTTGACTATGAAATCGGGGTAGAAGAGTTTTTGATATTTGCCGAGGAAAATGCTAGTGATCCTAAAAGAATCCCCTGCCCCTGTAAAAGATGTGCTAACTTCAAAAAATTTGCAGTTAAGATTATCAGGGGACATTTATATGAAAATGGTTTTAGTCTGGGGTACCttgattggatttggcatacACAAGGGTCTGCAAGTAGGTCATCAGTTAATAGAAATGCTCCGACCCCTGCATCTACGCCTGCCCCTGCACCTACGTCTGCCCGCGCACCGGTACCTTCCCCTGGCCTTGCATCAGAAACAGTCAATGTTTGTGATGCTGCATATAATTCGAGTGAGTACAATAATGAGTCGTATCAGTTTAGGAGATTTGTGGCTGATGCTGAACAGCCTTTGTATGAGGGTTGTGAATGTACAAAGTTGGAGTCGATGCTAAAATTGCACAATTGGAAAGCTAGGTTCGGAATTAATGATAGTGCCTTTAACGATTTGCTGTCTACCGTTGGCTCTCTCCTTCCTAAGGACAATGTGATGCCACCTAATGCATATGAAGCCAAGAAAACCTTATCCGACTTGGGCCTAGAATACATAAAATATCACTCATGTCCAAACAATTGCATACTGTATCGGGGGGTAAATGTTGATGCTTCCGAGTGTCCTAAGTGTCGTTTATCTCGCTGGAACTTAGGAAAGGATGGTAAAATAAGGATTAATGTTCCTGCTAAAGTAATATGGTATTTTCCAATTATACCGAGATTCAAACGGATGTTTAAATCTCCTTCTACATCTGAACTAATGACCTGGCACTCAAAGCAGCGAATAGAAGACGGAAAGATGCGGCATCCAGCCGACTCTCCTTCTTGGAGAAATATCGACTATAGGTGGCCTGCCTTCGGTAGTGATGCACGAAATATTCGTTTGGCGTTGTCTGCAGATGGTATAAACCCACATACTAACGGTCTAACCAACAGATACTCTTGTTGGCCAATAGTATTAGTGACTTATAATCTTCCTCCGTGGTTATGTATGAAGAGGAAATTTATGATGCTAACAATTTTAGTTTCCGGTCCACATGAGCCTGGCAATGACGCTGACATATATTTACAGCCTTTAATCGATGATTTAAAGAAGTTGTGGGAAGAAGGTGAACCAAATGTTTATGATGCATACACCAAGTCATATTTCACTTTAAAAGCAATTTTATTGTGGACAATAAATGACTTTCCTGCATATGGAAATCTGTCCGGATGCGTTAATAAAGGTTATATGTGTTGTCCAGTATGCACTGATGATACAGTTGCCAAGTATTTAAGCCATAGCAGGAAGATGTGTTACCAAGGCCATCGGCGTTACTTGGCTAGGAATCATCCATATAGGAAGCAAAAGGCCGCTTTTAATGGACAACAAGAATTAGGGCAGGCACGTCAACCTCTGTCTGGAGAAGAGATTTTATTGCAGCAAGATAAAATTAAATTTTAG